The following nucleotide sequence is from Zea mays cultivar B73 chromosome 1, Zm-B73-REFERENCE-NAM-5.0, whole genome shotgun sequence.
caggatgactgtaaaattataacagacagatataacatatctactaactattaagggggtagtgtagactgcccccgctctcGCAACGTCCGCGCGCCAGCTCCCGCACGCGCCAGCAACTGCCTCCCGCGCGCGCCGCCAACCATGGATTCCGCACGCGCGCCGCGGATTCGGTACGACCGCCGCGGATTCCGCTCCCACGCAGCCAGCCATGGCGTGGCTCGGCCGCCTCCCTACGCCCGCGGAACAACCGCGCCAGCAACCGCAACGCCCGCGCTCCAGCAACCCGCCGCTCCCGCACGCGCCAGCAACTGCCTCCCGCGCGCGCCGCCAGCCATGGCTTCCGCACGACCACCGCGGATTCCGCACGGCTGCCGCGGATTCCGCACGGCTGCCGCGGATTCCGCTGATCCACCTCCATCCGCGTCACTCACCAGTCTCCTCCCCTAATCCCACTCCGCCGCCGCCAGCTTGCCCACCATGGCGGCGACAACCCACGCCGCCTCCATGTCGTTCCTCCTCTCCCACCCCCAGTCGCGCTCTGCCACCCCAAGCTGCCACCTCCCGCTCCATCTGGCAGCCCGCcgcgtccggtgcgccaccgacgcCGCCGCACTTTCCCCGGCGGTCAACACCAAGCACCGGCGCACGGCGGATGAGAACATCCACGAGGAGGCGGCGCGGCACCCGGCCCTGAAGCAGGGCCTGTCGGCGTGGTACGAGCCCTTCCCGCCGGCCCCGAACGGCGACCCCAACGAGCGCTACTCCCTGGACGAGATCGTGTACCGCTCCAGCTCGGGGGGCCTCCTCGACGTGTGGCACGACATGGAGGCGCTGGCCCGCTTCTCGGGCGCCTACTGGCGCGACCTCTTTGACTCCCGCATCGGGCGCACCACCTGGCCGTACGGGTCCGGCGTGTGGTCCAAGAAGGAGTTCGTGCTCCCCGAGATCGAGCCCGACCACATCGTCTCCCTGTTCGAGGGCAACTCGAACCTGTTCTGGGCCGAGCGGCTGGGGCGCGACCACCAAGGCAGGATGAACGACCTGTGGGTGAAGCACTGTGGCATCTCCCACATGGGCTCGTTCAAGGACCTCGGCATGACCGTGCTGGTCAGCCAGGTGAACCGCCTCCGCCGCGCGCCGCTGTCGCGCCCCATCGCCGGCGTCGGGTGCGCGTCCATGGGGGACACCTCCGCCGCGCTCTCCGCCTACTGCGCCGCTGCGGGGATCCCGACCATCGTTTTCCTCCCCACCAACCGCATCTCGCTGGAGCAGCTCATCCAGCCCATTGCCAACGGCGCCACCGTGCTCTCGC
It contains:
- the LOC103644763 gene encoding threonine synthase, chloroplastic — its product is MAATTHAASMSFLLSHPQSRSATPSCHLPLHLAARRVRCATDAAALSPAVNTKHRRTADENIHEEAARHPALKQGLSAWYEPFPPAPNGDPNERYSLDEIVYRSSSGGLLDVWHDMEALARFSGAYWRDLFDSRIGRTTWPYGSGVWSKKEFVLPEIEPDHIVSLFEGNSNLFWAERLGRDHQGRMNDLWVKHCGISHMGSFKDLGMTVLVSQVNRLRRAPLSRPIAGVGCASMGDTSAALSAYCAAAGIPTIVFLPTNRISLEQLIQPIANGATVLSLDTDFDGCMRLIREVTAELLSSSLCIIFTVRDIFMYLILIFRHF